The Huiozyma naganishii CBS 8797 chromosome 1, complete genome genome window below encodes:
- the CTR1 gene encoding high-affinity Cu transporter CTR1 (similar to Saccharomyces cerevisiae CTR1 (YPR124W); ancestral locus Anc_3.459) codes for MESMSMESMSMESMSGMGSPTSTMAMAMGSISSSVVASLMTMGSATASASMDMDMGSASATSAMVMSSGTAMHHGGMSNSSSDSMDGMSNSSSDSMSGMSNSSSDSMSGMSMHMNYYLTRKFEHYPVVFEKLYATHKRQAFGIFVLILAASFVYKFLLFVNWCLEVHWFKKWDTSMKSENLRSIVAGKGAAVGMTEVSETDSSKSKESYVDSNGLQMGSPLPQLPNLMFDIFAPNFIDLFHDSIRLLLIFTSTMIIYMLMLAAMSFVLTYVFAVIVGLTVSEVFFNRCKMALLKRWDIQRELDKINRCPGGAACRCGRHRQTAAGGEQCGCAAVDNNLERKIERDMSENAKLQEQGNDMDANLMPAEKFQ; via the coding sequence ATGGAATCTATGAGTATGGAATCTATGAGTATGGAATCGATGAGCGGGATGGGATCCCCCACTTCCACTATGGCGATGGCTATGGGGTCTATATCGAGCAGTGTTGTGGCGTCGTTAATGACGATGGGATCCGCAACGGCTTCCGCGTCGATGGATATGGACATGGGGTCCGCTAGTGCAACTTCTGCAATGGTTATGTCCAGTGGTACGGCGATGCATCATGGTGGTATGTCCAATTCCTCGAGTGACTCAATGGATGGTATGTCCAATTCGTCCAGTGACTCGATGAGTGGTATGTCCAATTCGTCCAGTGACTCGATGAGTGGTATGTCCATGCACATGAACTACTATTTGACACGGAAATTTGAACACTACCCTGTAGTGTTCGAGAAGTTGTATGCGACCCATAAAAGGCAGGCGTTCGGTATCTTTGTGCTGATCCTAGCGGCCAGTTTCGTTTACAAGTTTCTACTATTTGTAAACTGGTGTCTGGAGGTCCACTGGTTTAAGAAATGGGACACGTCCATGAAATCTGAAAACTTGAGGTCAATCGTTGCTGGCAAGGGTGCCGCAGTGGGGATGACAGAGGTCAGCGAAACGGACTCCTCCAAGTCCAAAGAATCGTACGTGGACTCCAACGGGTTGCAGATGGGCTCACCGCTACCACAGTTACCCAACCTCATGTTTGACATTTTCGCCCCAAACTTCATCGACCTGTTCCACGATTCAATTAGACTCTTACTGATCTTCACGTCCACAATGATCATCTACATGCTCATGTTGGCAGCGATGTCCTTCGTGCTGACGTACGTGTTTGCAGTGATAGTCGGGTTGACAGTGTCCGAGGTGTTTTTCAACAGGTGCAAGATGGCCCTGTTGAAAAGATGGGATATCCAGCGCGAgttggacaagatcaaTCGCTGCCCAGGTGGTGCCGCATGCAGGTGTGGTAGGCACAGACAGACAGCCGCTGGAGGTGAGCAATGTGGTTGCGCAGCGGTCGACAACAACctggaaagaaaaatcGAGAGGGATATGTCCGAGAATGCGAAGCTGCAAGAACAGGGGAACGACATGGATGCGAACCTGATGCCCGCTGAAAAGTTCCAATGA
- the AXL1 gene encoding Axl1p (similar to Saccharomyces cerevisiae AXL1 (YPR122W); ancestral locus Anc_3.455) — MTWAAVQNYDIQFRIPLAFSHRTHKLCKLPNGVLALLISDPEDNASVCSVTVATGSHNDPKGVPGLAHLCEHMLFAAGSKKYPDVDKYHQTLSKTGGTHNAYTTGEQTTFHISVPNMNREGELEFDCILDMFSSFLKEPLFNSTAMNKEIYAIQSEHDSNVSSLSKILYQAIRLMANGNHPFSQFSTGNIHTLKNMPLVTGMNLRTLLVNYFETNFQPRNITVCIKGSQSVNILTKLALTNFGYIQSSRAAKGNVIRRSISKRDSIRSNGKKLKKIESFRILEKAWKAKYKDIKCFDDRNNFMIIKSNKQSTMRFLFPVNESGANFTPKELKIFSGIWRELFGDESKGSLHSYFIEKSWITETTTYISDFTYGVYGLILQFSLTASGWENLREIISKVFKGTLELVRWENLNSLSRILFEHTTIEYINYLYQEQEVLSSDFCSELTELLQHSLRTPELEYLFKESPNLIELNNDHSENLMTVTPWWFDQAMKFQNFINEFMKVTNVKLFLLGSELKHNAFFELGSQNKDWSTDAYYGFDYIKSHLNFKQIIDEPCTTVNDYSLALPSKNLFIPQFFQNLANLQQIFMEYSLRSRFAVLQPQVPTSMLPNQKPRLVNRSSHYEMWILPIDKEPESVASPDRIPKQSTVTFSIESLTMTPSSMNTMHLEILGEVLNFLLTSDLYPSLQLSYAYEIATSLKGDVQLCCTICGFSDGVVKITDYILSTLRLIGDPATANIVTNSLLRKARIQVRSKYEAASSEICVKLASMGLLIVLERGMWTLEDRLEALEDSDMSSFQQFCHEFVMNDSGNYLNLFVQGDMRYADEVNCLIHSKLTHHLNSSRCSTPTTDYRRSTTVLKPGVNYYVEYPGQGDDPNNSIVHFVQVGLRNDRAAFTLAHFTAYLMHLTLVPDLRYKKQIGYVVLGGLRIMTDTVGLHITVMSAGQCLDLEDKIDEYMMYLEDTVLNALTESQFEEIYLKPYIRLIGEHTVGEMDTSGGPTNLLSEIYPNVQNGHSSVLEGIDMKRHKQLWNLIQAKEYDFLQGNDILDRTVVQGLTLHRYMTFFKEKLSARSTTRSKISIMIDSPMKREEIMNRQMFLQMETFLKMKGFAIKDTELRDIVNKSQGSPTQLLRHLLAHFKTRGENWKLCRVIAKEVGKLLALGVRRSLTLRPTVPQRPSTTTTTTPPPRHRLPDADFFRRT; from the coding sequence ATGACATGGGCAGCAGTTCAAAACTATGATATACAGTTCAGAATACCATTGGCCTTCTCCCACAGGACGCATAAGTTGTGTAAATTACCAAACGGGGTATTGGCCCTTTTGATATCTGATCCAGAAGATAATGCAAGTGTGTGTTCGGTCACCGTGGCAACAGGCTCGCATAATGATCCCAAGGGTGTCCCCGGTTTGGCTCATCTATGCGAGCACATGCTGTTTGCCGCTGggtcaaaaaaatatccaGACGTTGACAAATACCATCAAACGCTGTCCAAAACTGGCGGAACCCACAACGCGTACACAACTGGAGAGCAAACAACCTTCCACATCTCTGTTCCTAACATGAATAGGGAGGGTGAGCTGGAATTTGACTGCATCCTAGACATGTTTTCATCCTTTCTGAAGGAACctttgttcaattccaCAGCGATGAACAAGGAAATCTATGCCATTCAAAGCGAACATGATAGTAACGTTTCAAGCCTGAGTAAGATACTTTATCAGGCTATCAGATTGATGGCGAATGGAAATCACCCATTTAGCCAATTTTCGACTGGTAATATTCATACACTGAAAAATATGCCCTTGGTTACTGGTATGAATTTGCGGACTTTACTTGTAAACTACTTCGAAACTAATTTCCAACCTCGAAATATAACTGTTTGCATTAAGGGTTCTCAGTCCGTGAACATACTGACTAAACTAGCACTCACAAATTTTGGCTACATACAATCGTCCAGAGCTGCTAAAGGAAATGTCATTCGCCGATCTATCTCTAAAAGAGACTCGATACGTTCCAAtgggaagaaattgaaaaaaattgaaagcTTTAggattttggaaaaagcATGGAAGGCGAAATACAAAGATATCAAGTGTTTCGACGACAGAAACAACTTTATGATAATCAAATCAAATAAGCAATCAACAATGCGTTTTTTGTTCCCAGTGAATGAAAGTGGTGCAAATTTTACACCAAAGGAACTGAAAATCTTTAGTGGCATATGGCGTGAGTTGTTTGGAGACGAATCGAAGGGATCCCTGCACAGTTACTTCATCGAAAAAAGTTGGATAACAGAGACAACAACGTATATATCAGATTTTACCTATGGGGTATACGGATTAATCTTACAGTTCTCGTTGACTGCCTCTGGTTGGGAAAATCTGAGAGAAATCATCTCAAAAGTTTTTAAAGGTACTCTTGAATTAGTGCGCTGGGAGAACTTAAACTCTTTATCCAGAATTTTGTTTGAGCATACTACCATCGAATATATTAACTATCTCTaccaagagcaagaagtACTCTCATCTGATTTTTGTTCTGAGTTAACTGAGCTACTACAACACAGTCTGAGGACCCCAGAATTAGAGtaccttttcaaagaatcgCCGAATCTGATTGAACTAAATAATGACCATAGCGAGAATCTGATGACGGTTACACCATGGTGGTTTGATCAGGCCATGaaattccaaaattttATCAATGAATTTATGAAGGTAACAAATGTAaagttgtttctgttgGGTTCAGAACTAAAGCACAACGCTTTTTTCGAGTTGGGCTCACAAAATAAAGATTGGAGTACAGATGCATATTACGGATTTGACTACATCAAAAGTCACCTTAATTTTAAACAAATAATAGATGAACCCTGCACGACCGTGAACGACTACTCACTTGCCTTACCCTCAAAAAATCTCTTCATCCCACAGTTCTTCCAAAATCTAGCAAATCTCCAGCAGATTTTCATGGAATACTCTCTGAGATCTCGTTTTGCGGTTTTACAACCTCAGGTACCAACAAGTATGCTACCTAATCAAAAACCAAGATTGGTCAATCGGTCATCTCATTATGAAATGTGGATTCTCCCCATTGACAAAGAACCTGAGTCTGTAGCTTCTCCAGATCGTATTCCAAAACAGAGTACTGTAACATTTTCTATTGAGTCTTTGACGATGACACCTTCATCGATGAACACGATGCATTTGGAGATCCTTGGTgaagttttgaatttcttaCTCACATCAGATTTATACCCGTCATTGCAGTTGTCTTATGCCTACGAAATTGCCACATCTCTCAAGGGAGACGTGCAGCTCTGTTGTACAATATGTGGGTTCAGCGACGGTGTTGTGAAAATCACTGACTATATTCTTTCGACGTTGCGTCTAATTGGAGATCCTGCGACTGCTAATATTGTCACCAACAGTTTGCTAAGGAAGGCGAGGATCCAAGTGAGAAGTAAATATGAGGCCGCATCTTCTGAGATTTGTGTGAAACTGGCGAGCATGGGTCTGTTGATCGTTCTTGAGAGAGGCATGTGGACTTTAGAGGATAGATTGGAAGCGTTGGAGGATAGTGACATGTCGAGTTTCCAACAATTTTGCCATGAATTTGTGATGAACGATAGCGGTAACtacttgaacttgtttgtCCAAGGCGATATGAGATATGCAGATGAAGTCAACTGTCTGATTCATTCGAAATTGACACACCAtttgaacagcagcagatgcAGCACCCCAACTACGGATTACAGACGGTCCACAACCGTTTTGAAGCCTGGGGTAAATTACTATGTGGAGTACCCTGGCCAAGGTGATGATCCGAATAACAGTATAGTGCACTTTGTGCAGGTTGGTTTAAGGAATGACCGTGCCGCGTTCACTTTGGCCCATTTCACCGCTTACCTGATGCACCTAACGTTAGTACCTGACCTTCGTTATAAGAAACAGATCGGATATGTTGTTCTCGGTGGTCTGAGGATCATGACAGACACCGTTGGGTTGCACATCACGGTGATGTCCGCTGGACAGTGTCTTGATTTGGAGGATAAGATTGATGAGTACATGATGTATCTTGAGGACACTGTGTTGAACGCGCTTACGGAGTCTCAATTCGAGGAAATTTACTTGAAACCGTACATTAGGTTAATAGGCGAGCACACTGTGGGTGAGATGGACACGTCAGGAGGCCCCACAAACCTGTTAAGCGAGATCTACCCCAATGTGCAAAACGGCCACTCTTCCGTGCTCGAAGGGATCGATATGAAAAGACACAAGCAGTTATGGAACCTGATCCAAGCGAAAGAGTACGATTTCTTACAGGGCAACGATATCCTAGACCGCACGGTGGTCCAAGGGTTAACTTTGCACAGGTACATGACCTTCTTCAAGGAGAAACTGTCTGCGAGGTCTACCACGAGAAGCAAGATCTCAATAATGATCGACAGCCCTATGAAGCGGGAGGAAATCATGAACCGGCAGATGTTTCTACAGATGGAAACTTTCCTCAAGATGAAAGGGTTTGCGATCAAGGACACAGAGCTGCGCGATATAGTCAACAAGTCGCAGGGTTCGCCCACCCAGTTGCTACGGCACTTGCTCGCACACTTCAAGACCCGCGGCGAGAACTGGAAGCTGTGCCGCGTCATTGCGAAAGAGGTTGGGAAACTGTTGGCGCTGGGTGTGCGTCGCAGCCTCACACTGCGACCCACCGTCCCACAGCGACCGTCaacaactactactactacacCACCGCCAAGACACAGGTTGCCGGACGCGGACTTCTTCCGCCGCACGTGA
- the KNAG0A07750 gene encoding aldo/keto reductase family protein → MSKVEQIRKDLNEIHTGYGMMSLTWAAKVVPVQQSHEAMKKVVDLAIENNTKAFFNVGEFYGPDLVNLKLVKSFFEKYPELRSKVIISCKGAYNIETFQATGKYDEVIASIKRCCDAVGGYIDIFEPARLDLSILKEGEVYPRESFEAQAKMIEESFIGAISLSEVTGEQIRAVAKDWGKYLVCVELELSMFSRDILINGTAKACSDLNLTIICYSPLGRGLLTGTVKAKAPPKGEFKAMLKRFQGDALEHNLLLVQFLQEEIVDKRPKDQQITLPQLALGWVKKWQRSKTFPGANFIPIPSGSSASRVAENFDEVKGKITEDEFAKINEFLEHFEVIGDREEMNV, encoded by the coding sequence ATGTCCAAGGTTGAACAGATCAGAAAAGACTTGAATGAAATCCATACTGGGTATGGGATGATGAGCTTGACATGGGCCGCTAAAGTAGTCCCAGTCCAGCAAAGTCACGAGGCTATGAAGAAAGTCGTCGACTTGGCCATTGAAAACAATACCAAGGCGTTCTTCAATGTGGGCGAATTTTATGGCCCGGATTTGGTGAACTTGAAACTGGTAAAatcattctttgaaaaataccCAGAATTGAGAAGCAAAGTTATCATCAGTTGCAAAGGTGCATACAACATTGAAACTTTCCAGGCAACTGGAAAGTATGACGAAGTCATTGCCAGTATCAAACGGTGTTGTGATGCAGTCGGTGGTTACATCGACATATTTGAACCGGCTAGACTAGACCTTTCCATTTTGAAGGAGGGCGAGGTGTATCCAAGGGAATCGTTCGAGGCTCAGGCCAAAATGATTGAGGAATCGTTCATCGGGGCAATCTCCTTGAGTGAAGTCACTGGAGAACAGATTAGAGCTGTTGCTAAGGACTGGGGCAAATATCTGGTCTGTGTTGAACTTGAGCTGTCCATGTTCAGTAGAGACATCTTGATCAATGGTACTGCGAAAGCGTGTAGTGACCTAAACTTGACAATCATCTGCTACTCGCCACTGGGGAGAGGATTGTTGACCGGTACAGTGAAGGCCAAGGCACCTCCAAAGGGTGAATTCAAGGCAATGTTGAAGCGGTTCCAAGGTGATGCCTTGGAACACAACCTGCTACTGGTACAATTTCTACAGGAAGAGATTGTTGACAAGCGCCCAAAGGACCAACAAATCACTCTACCACAACTGGCCTTGGGTTGGGTTAAAAAATGGCAGAGATCTAAGACGTTCCCAGGGGCTAACTTCattccaattccttctgGATCTTCTGCTTCAAGAGTTGCCGAGAACTTCGATGAAGTTAAGGGCAAGATTACAGAAGACGAATTTGCCAAGATTAACGAGTTTTTGGAACATTTCGAAGTTATTGGTGACAGAGAAGAGATGAATGTATAG
- the RRP9 gene encoding ribosomal RNA-processing protein RRP9 (similar to Saccharomyces cerevisiae RRP9 (YPR137W); ancestral locus Anc_3.474), giving the protein MPKRSREGSSRPAHDKDEEITDPSSNEESGNEGENSIIDHEEEVESDEEFEGENSADKRRRLARQYLDNLKTDAKSIATGLSDSAALEKEQRELDDYNNFDAADLDKDIIATRLKQDVAEQQGRIYRLIGDKLLVTEANVTFTRVGEKCLTGLSCYQPDVNKFHAEEGFGRAKNRGKIFAYTVSGDLQLTKYDVTDFSKRPKKMKHVRGGSKYTPKSTHEFENTTEGHYKEILTVAASPDGKYVVTGGRDRKLIVWSTESLAPVKVIPTKDRRGEILSLAFRNNSDQLYASCADYKIRTYSINQFAQLEILYGHYDSVVDISALAMERCVSVGARDKTAMLWKIPDETRLTFRGGDNPEKLLKKWMKTNAVEKEDGEIEYPDESQAPVFFCEGSIDVVSMVDDSHFVTGSDNGNIHLWSTGKKKPIFTERAGHGYQDAPSESSISGEVDEIVRRTQVQDNKIAHPFWITSIYAVPYSNIFISGSWNGILKVWKISENLREFSLLGELPNCKGVVNRIQVVESGKPGKETFRVLASVSKEHRLGRWINHTPGGRNGIYSAVIEQTTF; this is encoded by the coding sequence ATGCCTAAAAGATCGAGAGAGGGAAGCTCCCGACCAGCTCATGACAAGGATGAAGAAATCACAGATCCATCATCTAATGAAGAGAGCGGTAACGAGGGGGAAAACTCCATTATAGATCATGAAGAAGAGGTTGAATCCGATGAAGAGTTTGAAGGTGAGAATTCTGCTGATAAAAGAAGGCGGCTGGCTAGACAATATCTAGACAATCTTAAAACGGATGCCAAAAGTATTGCTACCGGTCTCTCTGATTCTGCAGCGCTCGAGAAAGAACAACGTGAACTAGACGATTACAACAATTTTGATGCGGCAGATTTAGACAAGGATATCATTGCAACAAGGCTTAAGCAAGACGTCGCCGAACAGCAAGGTCGTATTTATCGGTTGATTGGTGATAAATTACTTGTAACCGAAGCTAACGTTACATTTACTAGAGTCGGAGAAAAGTGTTTAACCGGTCTGAGCTGTTATCAACCTGATGTGAATAAATTCCATGCTGAGGAGGGGTTCGGGAGAGCAAAAAACAGAGGTAAAATATTCGCGTATACGGTGAGTGGAGACTTGCAATTAACTAAATACGATGTGACTgacttttccaaaagaccGAAAAAGATGAAGCATGTTAGAGGTGGATCCAAGTACACTCCAAAATCTACTCatgagtttgaaaataCCACCGAAGGGCACTACAAAGAAATATTAACAGTTGCAGCCTCACCGGATGGAAAGTATGTTGTGACAGGCGGTAGAGACCGGAAGCTGATTGTGTGGAGCACTGAATCGTTGGCTCCTGTCAAAGTCATCCCCACAAAAGATCGTAGAGGTGAAATTCTCTCTCTGGCATTTAGAAACAACTCGGATCAGTTGTATGCATCTTGTGCTGATTACAAGATCAGAACATACTCGATAAATCAGTTTGCTCAATTGGAAATTCTTTATGGTCATTACGATTCTGTTGTAGATATTTCTGCACTGGCCATGGAAAGATGTGTCAGTGTAGGGGCTCGTGACAAAACGGCCATGTTATGGAAGATTCCAGATGAAACTAGACTTACTTTCAGAGGTGGTGATAATCCCGAGAAACTACTAAAGAAATGGATGAAAACCAATGCAGTAGAAAAGGAAGATGGTGAGATTGAATACCCAGATGAAAGCCAAGCGCCTGTATTTTTCTGTGAGGGGAGCATCGATGTTGTCAGTATGGTTGATGATTCACATTTTGTCACCGGATCCGATAACGGAAATATACACCTGTGGTCCACGGGTAAAAAAAAGCCTATCTTCACGGAGAGAGCTGGTCATGGTTATCAAGATGCTCCCAGTGAATCTTCAATATCCGGGGAAGTAGACGAAATAGTTAGAAGAACCCAAGTGCAAGATAATAAGATCGCTCACCCATTTTGGATCACCTCGATTTACGCAGTACCGTACAGTAACATATTCATTTCAGGTTCTTGGAATGgtattttgaaagtttgGAAGATCTCAGAGAACTTAAGGGAATTTTCGTTATTGGGAGAGTTGCCCAACTGTAAAGGTGTGGTGAACAGGATTCAGGTCGTTGAATCTGGTAAACCCGGTAAAGAGACTTTCAGGGTCTTGGCAAGCGTGAGTAAAGAGCACAGATTAGGAAGATGGATAAATCATACTCCTGGAGGAAGAAACGGTATTTATTCGGCTGTGATTGAGCAAACCACTTTTTGA
- the CTF4 gene encoding chromatin-binding protein CTF4 (similar to Saccharomyces cerevisiae CTF4 (YPR135W); ancestral locus Anc_3.473), with the protein MPEVVKKPVFEYGGKTLLSLGFDNNTLFAANKKGLTKILALNHPEKEPEVIDILEGLTSICTVSNSKFVLTSSSGDAIAYDYKSTAARHQLLARFGLPVRDCVSIHNGKMFIMGGDDLVLASVEVGATGNNNIKIREQISQLSYSPTTNLLAVSFIDGTIQFFSLTSAVPNKVKELDGYINKNSYSDENEPSTLDKIIADDVSNDSDDNDLHISDAEFQPQNRICTRVAWHPTGLNFAIPCSDLTVKVFSLKNYELLKTLVQPPKTSSVSKFIDLKFDSSQGTHVAAVNLDNELIVWDWEKSEVTYQRKFSQQITNFVWKIGSDSKTLDIILGTWSGYFIHVKDAVNTKISRDDTEGSKGTKVTSKSVFVQDDDSDEELDEVLNEGKPKSTLVDGVAEEGGSDDEDSNSNGVFTQERKELNDLQNGKKRNLSEEEEEEEEEDSEAEEFIDDDDGAGYVPAKKQKMSLPIFDKSKSFTSGRLVAPPTFRYKPISPGATPFGVGDRRYLTMNSIGYVSTVKNNEQFSITVSFFDIGRFTEYHFEDLFGFDTCFLNENGTLFAQSKSGQLHYRPYGTFHSNWTKTIPLSKGEIITAVAATPQRIIVGTSFGYIRIFNQYAVPITVEKMSPVVTLTALDYKVFTVHYSPFHGISYSLLEQSPTKSRYFQRECPLPIILPQNMDQTDEFGASSFTAFNPLGIKSVFFSQYGDPCIFGNDNVLLVLSKWTSPTESRWVPLLDSNLELWKMTGGKDKHDIHVWPLGLSFDTLNCILVKGKNAWPGFPLPLPSEMEVRIPVLVKQQIWEETLSKRDEDEDAQADSAELGKDKGDGISGKEIKVPDNMAAEEELMRSKILSGLLSDTLENEGELFGNENEIIAQLNNNYDKALLRLFAVACSTQDSDKALSLVQELKQDRALTAAAKIAERAEMMSLMKRINDIRETRFERQMDSMK; encoded by the coding sequence ATGCCAGAGGTTGTAAAGAAACCGGTTTTTGAATACGGTGGGAAAACGCTGCTATCGTTGGGTTTCGATAACAACACGCTATTTGCTGCAAACAAAAAAGGTCTTACCAAGATCCTGGCACTGAATCATCCCGAGAAAGAACCCGAGGTAATCGATATTTTGGAAGGGCTCACATCCATATGCACCGTCTCCAATTCTAAATTTGTACTTACGTCTTCCAGCGGTGATGCAATCGCTTACGATTATAAGAGTACCGCTGCGAGGCACCAGCTACTGGCTAGGTTCGGCCTGCCCGTGAGAGATTGTGTGTCAATCCACAATGGGAAGATGTTTATCATGGGTGGTGATGACCTGGTGTTGGCCTCGGTGGAAGTAGGTGCAACtggcaacaacaacattaaAATCCGAGAGCAAATCAGCCAACTGTCGTATAGTCCCACCACGAATCTTCTGGCAGTTTCCTTCATTGACGGTACAATTCAATTCTTTTCACTGACCTCTGCGGTTCCCAATAAAGTTAAAGAGTTGGACGGGTATATTAATAAGAATTCGTATTCCGACGAAAACGAACCATCTACACTGGACAAAATAATTGCCGATGACGTGAGCAACGACTCGGATGATAATGATCTACATATATCGGATGCAGAATTTCAACCACAAAACAGAATTTGCACTCGTGTGGCATGGCACCCTACAGGGTTAAATTTCGCAATTCCTTGTTCCGATCTTACCGTGAAGGTGTTCAGTCTGAAAAACTACGAACTTCTCAAGACGCTGGTGCAACCACCAAAGACATCCAGTGTGTCAAAATTTATTGATCTGAAATTTGACAGTTCACAAGGAACCCACGTTGCTGCAGTGAACTTGGACAATGAGCTTATCGTTTGGGACTGGGAAAAGTCGGAGGTCACATACCAAAGAAAGTTTTCTCAACAGATTACAAACTTTGTGTGGAAAATCGGGTCTGACAGTAAAACGTTGGATATCATCCTTGGGACTTGGTCAGGCTATTTTATTCACGTGAAAGACGCTGTCAATACGAAGATTTCACGAGATGACACAGAAGGTAGCAAAGGCACAAAAGTTACATCTAAAAGTGTTTTCGTTCAAGACGACGATTCCGATGAAGAACTGGATGAAGTGTTAAATGAGGGTAAACCCAAGAGTACTTTGGTAGATGGCGTTGCTGAAGAAGGTGGCTCTGACGATGAAGATAGCAACTCCAATGGTGTTTTTACTCAAGAAAGGAAGGAATTGAACGATCTGCAAAACGGCAAGAAAAGGAACctttctgaagaagaagaagaagaagaagaagaagattctGAAGCAGAAGAGTTCattgatgacgacgatggTGCTGGGTATGTGCCCGcaaagaagcagaaaatgTCTCTCCCAATCTTTGATAAAAGTAAAAGCTTCACCTCAGGAAGGCTAGTAGCACCCCCAACTTTTCGGTACAAACCAATATCACCAGGTGCAACGCCATTCGGTGTCGGGGATAGAAGGTATCTTACCATGAATAGCATTGGCTACGTTAGTACCGTAAAGAACAACGAACAGTTCAGTATTACTGTCTCCTTTTTCGATATCGGCAGGTTCACCGAATATCATTTTGAGGACTTGTTTGGCTTCGATACTTGCTTCTTGAATGAAAACGGAACTCTATTTGCACAATCAAAAAGCGGTCAGCTACATTACAGACCTTATGGTACATTTCACTCCAACTGGACCAAAACAATACCCTTGAGTAAAGGGGAAATCAtaactgctgttgctgcgaCACCCCAAAGGATTATTGTTGGTACATCGTTTGGCTATATTAGAATTTTTAACCAATATGCTGTTCCAATAACTGTGGAAAAGATGTCGCCAGTTGTAACATTAACTGCACTAGATTATAAAGTGTTTACGGTTCACTACTCTCCATTTCACGGTATCTCATATTCATTGTTAGAGCAATCGCCAACAAAATCGAGATATTTCCAAAGGGAATGTCCCCTACCCATTATTCTTCCGCAAAATATGGACCAGACTGACGAATTTGGTGCATCGTCCTTTACTGCCTTCAATCCTCTGGGTATCAAGAGTGTGTTTTTTTCGCAATACGGGGACCCATGTATATTCGGTAATGATAACGTGCTCTTGGTACTAAGTAAATGGACATCTCCTACTGAAAGCAGATGGGTTCCTCTCTTAGATTCTAACCTCGAGTTGTGGAAGATGACCGGGGGTAAGGATAAGCACGACATTCACGTATGGCCCTTAGGTTTATCGTTTGACACTCTGAACTGTATATTGGTGAAAGGTAAAAACGCTTGGCCGGGCTTCCCTCTCCCCCTACCGTCTGAAATGGAGGTGAGAATACCAGTTTTAGtcaaacaacaaatatgGGAGGAAACGCTTTCAAAGCGggatgaggacgaggacgcaCAAGCAGATTCTGCGGAGCTTGGAAAAGACAAGGGCGATGGGATCTCCGGGAAGGAGATCAAGGTACCCGATAATATGGCTGCGGAAGAGGAATTAATGCGTTCTAAAATCCTAAGCGGACTCCTAAGTGATACTCTGGAAAATGAAGGTGAGCTATTTGGCAACGAAAACGAGATTATAGCCCAGCTGAATAATAATTACGATAAAGCGTTGCTACGTTTGTTTGCGGTGGCGTGTTCCACCCAGGACTCAGATAAAGCACTTTCGTTGGTACAAGAATTGAAGCAAGATCGCGCGCTAACTGCAGCCGCAAAGATTGCAGAAAGAGCGGAGATGATGTCTTTGATGAAGCGGATCAACGACATACGAGAGACTCGTTTTGAGAGGCAAATGGACAGTATGAAGTGA